The sequence below is a genomic window from Thalassobaculum sp. OXR-137.
TATGAACATCCAGACGGCTCTTGGAGACGTCGATACCCACGATCACCTGGTCCATCGCTACCCTGCCTTGCCTAAACGGGCTCGCCATATGGCGGCCCCGGCGACTGTTCGGGTTCGAGGGATGAACGGTGGATGGGCAACCTTGCTGACGTTCGGGCTCGCACGCTCCAGGACGACTCGGCGTCCCATCCACCACCGCTTCCGAAACTCTACCAGAAGCGGAAGACGATAAGTTACAAGGACGACGGCTCAGTTCTTTCGTCATCCTGATGCAAATCAGGATCAAGGCCCTCCACGATCAACCGTTTCGACGCCCGGCATCGGCCACAACTCGGACCACTCAGGATTGGCTCCCTCGATCAGCTCGATCTTCCATGCGCGGCGCCAGGCTTTCAGCTGCTTCTCCCGCGCGATAGCTTCGGTGATGCGAGCGAACTGCTCGACATACACCAGCCGATGCAGCCGGTAGCGGCGCACGAACTCCGAGCCCTCGCCGCGTCTGTGCTGGAGGATGCGCGAGACCGGATTCGCCGTCACGCCGATGTAGAGCGTGCCGCGCCTGTGGTTCGTGAGAATGTAGACCGTCGGCTGCATGCCGACGGTATGGGATGTCTAGACCCAGTTTGCTGGGTGGTCCGGTGCCCGGATCCTGATTTGCATCAGGATGACGTAAAAAAATAAGCCCGTCGTCCTGACGAAAGTCGGGACCAAGCCCCTGGCCTCACCACCGAGAGAAACTGGTATCAAGCCCCGCAGAAGGTTGGAGCGAACCGGCGGTTCGTATCACGGTCCTGACTTTCGTCAGGATGACGGCCCCTACCCCTCCACCTTCGGCTTTCGCATCACCGTCACGTCCGGGACCACGCCATCGACCTTGGCGACCTGCACCAGCGTCGAGTGCGCGGTCGGGCCCTGGCCCAGCCGCGAGGTGCCCCGGTCTCGAGTGAGCACGTTCGGGTTGCCGTGGACTTCCAGCCCGCCCGGGGTCTCCGGGTCGTACCAGGCGCCGGTGGAGAGCTGGATCACGCCCGGCATCACCTGATCGCTGACGATCGCGCCGGCGAGACACGCGCCCCGGTCGTTCCAGACCCGCACGACGTCGCCGGAGGAAATCCCCCGGGCCGCCGCATCGTCCGGATGCAGGGTCATCGGCTCGCGCCCGGCCACCTTGGAGCCCTGGCTGACCTGGCCGCAATCGAGCTGGCTGTGCAGACGGGTTCGCGGCTGGTTCGACATCAGGTGCAGCGGGAAATCCTTCGCCCTCTCCGCCCCCAGCCACTCGTCCGGCTCGCGCCAGACCGGATGGCCCGGGCAGTCGTCGTAGCCGAAGCCGTCGACGGTCGACGAGAAGATCTCGATCTTGCCCGACGGGGTCTGCAGCCGGTGGGTGTCCGGATCGGCGCGGAAGTCCTCCAGCATCACCATCGGCTTCTCGGGATCGGGGAGCTCCACATGCTCCTGCTCCCAGAAGGTCTCGAAGTCCGGCAGTTCGAACCCGGCCTCGGCGGCGCGCTGGCGGGACTGGTCCCAGAGATGGCGGATCCAGTCCATCTCGTCGCGGCCCTCGGTGTAGCGCTCGGAAAAGCCCAGACGGTCGGCGAGACCGGTGAAGATCTCGTAATCCGGCCGGCTCTCGCCCACCCGCGGGATCGCCTGCTTCATCGCCGAGGAGAGCGGCTCCCAATGGGTGATGGAGAGGTCGTTGCGCTCCAGCGCCGTGGTCGACGGGAAGACGATGTCGGCGTGCCGCGCCATCGAGGTCCAGAAGATCTCGTTGACGATGATCGTGTCCGGCTTCTGGAAGGCGCGGACGAGCTGGTTGATGTCCTGATGGTGGTGGAACGGGTTGCCGCCGGCCCAGTAGACCAGCTTGATGTCCGCATAGGTCCGCCGCTCGCCGTTGAAATCGTACTCGGCACCGGGGTTCAGCAGCATGTCGGAGATGCGGGCGACCGGAATGAAGTCGCTGACCGTGTTGATACCCTGGGGCACCGACGGCCACGTGAACTGCTTCACCGGGTTGCCGATGCCGTTCTCCGAGCTGTAGCCGAGGCCGAACCCGCCGCCCGGCAGGCCGATCTGGCCGAGCATGGCGGCCAGCACGACGGTCATCCAGATCGGCTGCTCGCCGTACTCGGCGCGCTGCATCGACCAGGTCGAATTGATCATGGTCCGCTTCGACGCCATGCGCCGGGCGAGGCCGCGGATGGTCTCCGCGTCGACGCCGCTGATCTTGGCGGCCCAGTCGGCGGTCTTCGGCTGGCCGTCGGTCTCGCCGCGTAGATAGGCCTCGAACGGCGCGAAGCCGGTGGTGTAGCGCTCCAGGAACGCCTTGTCGTGCAGCCCTTCGCTGAGCAGCGTGTGGGCCAGCGCCAGCATGATCGACATGTCCGAGCCGGGGCGCGGGGCGATCCACTCGCCGCCCAGATCCGGCGGCAGGTCGGAGCGGATCGGGCTCAGATAGACCAGCTCGCAGCCGGCATCGGCGCAGTCGCGCAGGCCGTGGTAGCAGGTGTGACGGCCGACCCCGCCGGAGGTGACCTGGGCGTTCTTCACCGGCATGCCGCCGAACATCACCAGCAGCTCGCAATGCTCGGCGAGCACCGGCCAGGTGGTGTGGGTGTTCAGCACGTCGCGGAACGGGCCGACCACATAGGGAACGATCGCCTCGGCCGCGGCGTAGGAATAGGTGCCCCGGTGCGAGACATAGCCGCCGAGCTGATTGAAGAACCGGTGGATATGCGAGTTGGCGTGGTGGAACCGCCCGGCGCTCGCCCAGCCGTAGGAGCCGGCATACATCGACCCGTTGCCGTGCTCGTCCTTCACCCGCTTCAGTTCCTGGGCGGCCATGTCCAGCGCCTCGTCCCAGGGCACGGCGACGAACGGCTCGTTGCCGCGGCCGGTGCGGTCGCTGTTGTGGCGCTTCTCCAGCCAGCCCTTGCGGACATGCGGACGGGCGACGCGGGTCTCGTGGGTGACCGCGTCCACGATGCCCGGACCGATGATCGCCGGGGCCGGGTCCTTCTCGTAGTCATGCACCGCGAGCAGCCTGTCGCCCTCGACCTCGGCGTAGTAGGTGCCCCAATGGGTGGCGGTCGGAACCAGGGTGCGCTTGATCGCGGTGCTCATGTCTTTCGTCCTCTCCGTCGGCCGATCAGGCCAGCGCGGCCTCGATGACCGCCGCCTGCTCCGCCTTGTGCCACACGCCCCAGCCCACGGCCGGGGACGGTGCGGCATCGCGTCCAACATAGGTGGCACGAGCCCCGGACTCGCGCAAGCCACCGAGAATGCGGGCGAGATGCGGATCCAGATGGCGCCAGGCCCCCATATTCTCCGGCTCTTCCTGGGCCCAGACCACCTCGGCCTTGGGATGCTTCTTCAGGATCGCGGCGATCGCCGTCTCCGGCACCGGATACAGCTCCTCGATCCGGACCAGGGCCACGTCCTCGATCCGCCGCTCCCGCCGGGCGGCGGCGAGGTCGAAATAGGTCTTGCCGGAGGTCAGCACGACCTTGCGGGCATCGGCGTCGACCTGGGCGTCGTCGATCACCGCCCGGAACGACGTGCCGGCCCCCATCTCGCTGAGCCTGGACTGGGCCTCGGCGTGGCGCAGACCGGACTTGGAGGTCAGCAGCACCAGCGGCCGGCGCCACGGAGCCAGGAGCTGGCGGCGCAGGGCGTGGAACAGGTTGGCCGGCGAGCCGCAGGCCACGACCGAGATGTTGTTGCGTGCCGCCATCTGCAGAAAGCGCTCCGGCCGGGCGGAGGAATGCTCCGGCCCGCCGCCCTCAAGCCCATGCGGCAGCATCAGGACGAGGCCCGACTGGCGCAGCCATTTGTCGTCCCCCGCGACCAGGAACTGATCGATCACCGCCTGGGCGCCGTTGGCGAAGTCGCCGAACTGCGCCTCCCAGCAGACCAGCATGTCCGGGTCGGTGATGGACATGCCGTATTCGAAGGCCATGCAGGCCTCCTCGGTCAGTGGGCTGTCGGCGAAGGTCAGGTGGTGCGGCGTTGCCGCAAGCGCGGCGAGCGGGGTGTGCTCGGCACCGGTCTTCTGGTCGAACACCACCGCATGGCGCTGGGAGAAGGTGCCGCGCCGGCTGTCCTGGCCGGTCAGGCGCACCGCCTTGCCATCCTCCAGCAGCGAGGCGAAGGCCAGCGCCTCCGCTGTGCCGAAATTGATCCCGTCTTCGAGGGTGTCGAGCCGCTCGCCCCATTGCCGGGCGATCTTGGCGTTCAGCGCGAAACCTTCCGGCACGGCGACACTGGCCTCCGCCAATCGGCGCAGACGGGCGGCCCCGACACCGGTGACCGGCACCTCGCCCGCGCCCACCGTCGACAGGGACGACCAGCGGCCCTGCAGCCGGTCGGCCGCGTTCGGCTTGTAGCTCTTGGCCCGGTCGAAGGCGTCGTCCAGGGTCGACCAGTGGGCCTCGGCCATGGCTGTCGCCTCGGCCTCCGGCACCACCCCGGCGGCGGCGCAGGCCTCGGCGTAGCGCTGGGGGATGCCGGGCGTCTCGGCGATGCGGGTGTAGCGCACCGGCTCGGTGAACATCGGCTCCTCGAGCTCGTTATGCCCCCGGCGGCGGAACCCGACGATGTCGACCAGGATATCCTTGCCGAACTTGCGGCGGTATTCGAGCGCGATCCGGCCGGCCCGGGCACAGGCGTCCACGTCTTCGGAGGAGACATGGATGACCGGCGCGCCGATCGCCTTGGCCACGTCGCTGGGATGACGGGACGAGCGGCCGTGTTCCGGCTTCACCGTGAAGGCGAGCTGGTTGTTCACCAGCACATGCACCGACCCGCCGACGCCATAGGCCGGCAGCCCGGCGAGCTGCAGCATCTCGGCGATCACGCCCTGGCCGGAGAAGGCGCCGTCGGTGTGGATCAGCAGCGGCAGCACGGCGCTAGTCGGATCCGCCTCCCCGGACCGGCGCCGCAGGTCGAGGGTCGCCCGCGTCTTGCCCAGGGTGACCGCGGAGACGATCTCCACATGGCTCGGGTTGGACGGCATGGTCAGGCGGATGCGCCGCTCGATCCCGTCCGCGTCGGTGAAGCTGCGCTCGCCGGTGAACCCCAGGTGATAGGGCACGTCGGACGACGCCTGGGTGCCGTCGGGCACCTGGGGCGTGCCCAGCAGTTCGGAGAAGGCGGCGGTCAGCGGCTTGCCCACCAGCCGGGTGATCAGGGTCAGCCGGCCCCGGTGCATCGGCGCGATGACCGCCTTGTCCATGCCCGCGCGGGCGGCATCGCCGACGATTGCCTCGAGCAGAACGATCAGCGATTCCAGTCCTTCCAGGCCAAACCGCTTGTTGGTCGGCAGGCGCTTGTTCATGAAGGTTTCCATGGCGTCCGCCGCCAGCAGGGCGTCGAGACGGTCGCGCCGCTCGTCCGCCGCCGGCTCGCCGTAGAGGCCGCCTTCCACCGCCTCGACCAGCCAGTCCCGGGCCGCGCGGTCCTCCACATGCATCACCTCGGCGGTGAACCGCCCGCCCCAGGCGGCCTGCAGCCGCGCCGTCAGTTCCCGCGGCGTGGTGCCGCCGACATCGACGTCGAGATCGCTCTCGTCCAGGCCGTGGGCGTCCGGCGACAGGTCCGGATGGCCGGGCGCCTGGTTCAGGTCCAACGGATCGAGAGACGCCGCCAGGTGGCCGTACAGCCGCCATGCCGTCTTCAGCCGCTCGCAGGCCACCGCAATGCGCCCGTCCCCGGCCGCCGCCGGGCGCGGTCCGTCCGACCGGTCGGCATAGGGCGCGAACATCGCCCAGAGGGAGGGATCGATCGACAGCGGGTCCTTGAGGAAACGGGCGTAGAGGTCGTCGAGATAGCCGGCGCCGGCTGTGGGAAGCGTATTCATGGGAATCCGAATGGCTCGCTCGCGGGGGGCTTTTAGATTGTATGCAAGTGCATGCCGCTATCTTTACAGACCTCCATCAGGCCGCCTAGCCTTCGGATTCCCTTAACAAAACGGATCCGACAGCCCATGGATGAACATTGGAGCGTGGCGGCCCACCGTCACTTGAAAGCGGCCGGCGTTCGCCAGATCGGCTACGTCCCAGACGGCGGTCTCCGCCTCCTGATCGAGCGCTGTCTGGCCGACAACGAGATCGAGACGGTGATGTGCGCCACCGAAGAGGAAGCGGTCGGCCTGTCGGCCGGCGCCTGGCTCGGCGGGCAGAAATCGGCGGTGTTCATGCAGTCCAGCGGCGTCGGCAACACGATCAACGCGATCGCGTCGCTGATCTCCTCGGCCAACTTCCCGTTCTTCGCCATCGTGACGATGCGCGGGCAGTGGGGTGAGGGGAATCCGTGGCAGGTTCCCATGGGCCAGGCCGTGGTCCCGACGCTGGAGGCGGTCGGCGTGAAGACCTTCCTGGCCGAAAGCCCGGAAGCCGTGGACATGATGATCGAGTCCGGCCTGCGCATGGCCTATTCGACCGACACCCCGGTCGCCGTCCTGGTGGGTCAGAAGGTGATCGGCTCGAAGATCTGGACGGCCGGAAAGGCGGTGAACCAATGAGCGCGATCACTCTCCATCGGCGCGATGTGCTCGGCGCCGCCATGGCCGAGCGCGGCGACACCCTGTTCGTGTCCGGCCTCGGCTCCACCACCTGGGATCTGGCCTCCTTCGGCGACCGTCCAGAGAACTTCTATCTCTGGGGGGCGATGGGCAACGCCTCGATGATCGGGCTCGGCATCGCGCTGGCCCAACCGGAGCGCCGGGTCGTGGTCATCACCGGCGACGGCGAGATGCTGATGGGCATGACCAGCTTCTCCACCATCGGCGCCAAGCGGCCGTCCAACCTGGCGGTCTGCGTGATCGACAACGAGACCTATACCGAGACCGGCCGTCAACCGACCGCGACCGGCCGCGGCACCGACCTGTCGGCGGTGGCCGCGGCCTGCGGTTTCGCCAAGACGGCGATGATCCGCACCGAGGCCGAGGCCAAGGGTCTGGCCCAGCTCCTGTTCCGTGAGCCGGGACCGGTCTGCGCCGTTGTGAAGGTGGTGGACGAGGACCTGCCGATGTCGGTTCCGCCGCGCGACGGCGGATACCTGAAGACCCGCTTCCGCATCGGGTTACTCGGCGAGGAGAAGGCGATCCAACCGTGACCGCGACCCGGCGGGCACAGGCCAGCAGGCCAAGCCCGCCGGGTTCGCCAGGCGACGACTTACAGGCGCCAATAGAACGATTTTATGTAATTTTGTAGATTTATTTGTTGCTTTGACAGCGCAGCCGTTTGCCCTAAAACTGCGCTTTCTGAAGCCATTGGCGCAGTCAGTTCTGCCGCCACGGCATAATCCCTCCGCGGATTTACCCGCTCTTTACCCATCGATGTTAGAGTTCATGACACTCGATCCATAGGCCCACCTCAAAGTGGCCGCTTTCGACCGCCGGACCCTGTCTGTGCCCGTAGCGCAATACCCCAGCGACCCACCTCATAGGGTGCGGGGGACGCGCGACATTTTCCGCCCTTCGTTTTCCCGACACCACGAAAGACCCGCGCCCGTCATGTCTCCCATTTCCGACAGCGACCTGAACGGTGGCTCGTCGCGCCGGCGACGGTTCGACCCGGAACTCCATCAGATGGTCACGAACCGGATCTTCCAGAACGTCCAGTCCCGGCTGCGGCTGGACTCGATCGACGACTACACCCGCGAGCGGCTCCAGGCGTTTCAGCCGACCATCGCGGAGGAAATGTACGCGATCCTCTCGGACTTCTATCGCCACATGACGCAGTTTCCGCAGACCCGGAAATTCTTCGTGAACAGCGATATCAACGTCCTGAAGACGCGGCAGTCCCAGCATTGG
It includes:
- a CDS encoding thiamine pyrophosphate-dependent enzyme; translated protein: MSAITLHRRDVLGAAMAERGDTLFVSGLGSTTWDLASFGDRPENFYLWGAMGNASMIGLGIALAQPERRVVVITGDGEMLMGMTSFSTIGAKRPSNLAVCVIDNETYTETGRQPTATGRGTDLSAVAAACGFAKTAMIRTEAEAKGLAQLLFREPGPVCAVVKVVDEDLPMSVPPRDGGYLKTRFRIGLLGEEKAIQP
- a CDS encoding 2-oxoglutarate dehydrogenase E1 component; protein product: MNTLPTAGAGYLDDLYARFLKDPLSIDPSLWAMFAPYADRSDGPRPAAAGDGRIAVACERLKTAWRLYGHLAASLDPLDLNQAPGHPDLSPDAHGLDESDLDVDVGGTTPRELTARLQAAWGGRFTAEVMHVEDRAARDWLVEAVEGGLYGEPAADERRDRLDALLAADAMETFMNKRLPTNKRFGLEGLESLIVLLEAIVGDAARAGMDKAVIAPMHRGRLTLITRLVGKPLTAAFSELLGTPQVPDGTQASSDVPYHLGFTGERSFTDADGIERRIRLTMPSNPSHVEIVSAVTLGKTRATLDLRRRSGEADPTSAVLPLLIHTDGAFSGQGVIAEMLQLAGLPAYGVGGSVHVLVNNQLAFTVKPEHGRSSRHPSDVAKAIGAPVIHVSSEDVDACARAGRIALEYRRKFGKDILVDIVGFRRRGHNELEEPMFTEPVRYTRIAETPGIPQRYAEACAAAGVVPEAEATAMAEAHWSTLDDAFDRAKSYKPNAADRLQGRWSSLSTVGAGEVPVTGVGAARLRRLAEASVAVPEGFALNAKIARQWGERLDTLEDGINFGTAEALAFASLLEDGKAVRLTGQDSRRGTFSQRHAVVFDQKTGAEHTPLAALAATPHHLTFADSPLTEEACMAFEYGMSITDPDMLVCWEAQFGDFANGAQAVIDQFLVAGDDKWLRQSGLVLMLPHGLEGGGPEHSSARPERFLQMAARNNISVVACGSPANLFHALRRQLLAPWRRPLVLLTSKSGLRHAEAQSRLSEMGAGTSFRAVIDDAQVDADARKVVLTSGKTYFDLAAARRERRIEDVALVRIEELYPVPETAIAAILKKHPKAEVVWAQEEPENMGAWRHLDPHLARILGGLRESGARATYVGRDAAPSPAVGWGVWHKAEQAAVIEAALA
- a CDS encoding molybdopterin guanine dinucleotide-containing S/N-oxide reductase; translation: MSTAIKRTLVPTATHWGTYYAEVEGDRLLAVHDYEKDPAPAIIGPGIVDAVTHETRVARPHVRKGWLEKRHNSDRTGRGNEPFVAVPWDEALDMAAQELKRVKDEHGNGSMYAGSYGWASAGRFHHANSHIHRFFNQLGGYVSHRGTYSYAAAEAIVPYVVGPFRDVLNTHTTWPVLAEHCELLVMFGGMPVKNAQVTSGGVGRHTCYHGLRDCADAGCELVYLSPIRSDLPPDLGGEWIAPRPGSDMSIMLALAHTLLSEGLHDKAFLERYTTGFAPFEAYLRGETDGQPKTADWAAKISGVDAETIRGLARRMASKRTMINSTWSMQRAEYGEQPIWMTVVLAAMLGQIGLPGGGFGLGYSSENGIGNPVKQFTWPSVPQGINTVSDFIPVARISDMLLNPGAEYDFNGERRTYADIKLVYWAGGNPFHHHQDINQLVRAFQKPDTIIVNEIFWTSMARHADIVFPSTTALERNDLSITHWEPLSSAMKQAIPRVGESRPDYEIFTGLADRLGFSERYTEGRDEMDWIRHLWDQSRQRAAEAGFELPDFETFWEQEHVELPDPEKPMVMLEDFRADPDTHRLQTPSGKIEIFSSTVDGFGYDDCPGHPVWREPDEWLGAERAKDFPLHLMSNQPRTRLHSQLDCGQVSQGSKVAGREPMTLHPDDAAARGISSGDVVRVWNDRGACLAGAIVSDQVMPGVIQLSTGAWYDPETPGGLEVHGNPNVLTRDRGTSRLGQGPTAHSTLVQVAKVDGVVPDVTVMRKPKVEG
- a CDS encoding GIY-YIG nuclease family protein encodes the protein MQPTVYILTNHRRGTLYIGVTANPVSRILQHRRGEGSEFVRRYRLHRLVYVEQFARITEAIAREKQLKAWRRAWKIELIEGANPEWSELWPMPGVETVDRGGP
- a CDS encoding protoglobin domain-containing protein: MSPISDSDLNGGSSRRRRFDPELHQMVTNRIFQNVQSRLRLDSIDDYTRERLQAFQPTIAEEMYAILSDFYRHMTQFPQTRKFFVNSDINVLKTRQSQHWQRLFSAEFDREYISSAVRIGLVHHAIGLPLHLYLSGYNRVLCDLTTLAIHHYAGSLASSDTVNAIIKVVSLDMDIAISCYFLAENLRLKSDDPTVGLV
- a CDS encoding thiamine pyrophosphate-binding protein; the protein is MDEHWSVAAHRHLKAAGVRQIGYVPDGGLRLLIERCLADNEIETVMCATEEEAVGLSAGAWLGGQKSAVFMQSSGVGNTINAIASLISSANFPFFAIVTMRGQWGEGNPWQVPMGQAVVPTLEAVGVKTFLAESPEAVDMMIESGLRMAYSTDTPVAVLVGQKVIGSKIWTAGKAVNQ